A region from the Peromyscus leucopus breed LL Stock chromosome 9, UCI_PerLeu_2.1, whole genome shotgun sequence genome encodes:
- the Rpl15 gene encoding 60S ribosomal protein L15: MGAYKYIQELWRKKQSDVMRFLLRVRCWQYRQLSALHRAPRPTRPDKARRLGYKAKQGYVIYRIRVRRGGRKRPVPKGATYGKPVHHGVNQLKFARSLQSVAEERAGRHCGALRVLNSYWVGEDSTYKFFEVILIDPFHKAIRRNPDTQWITKPVHKHREMRGLTSAGRKSRGLGKGHKFHHTIGGSRRAAWRRRNTLQLHRYR, from the exons ATGGGTGCGTACAAATACATCCAGGAGCTGTGGAGGAAGAAGCAGTCGGACGTGATGCGCTTTCTCCTGAGGGTCCGCTGCTGGCAGTACCGCCAGCTCTCGGCGCTGCACAGGGCTCCCCGCCCCACCCGGCCTGACAAAGCGCGGAGGCTGGGATACAAGGCCAAGCAAG gttaTGTCATATACCGGATTCGTGTCCGCCGTGGTGGCCGCAAACGCCCAGTTCCTAAGGGTGCAACTTACGGCAAGCCTGTCCATCATGGTGTCAACCAGCTAAAGTTTGCCCGAAGCCTTCAGTCTGTTGCTGAG GAGAGAGCTGGACGCCATTGTGGGGCTTTGAGAGTCCTGAATTCTTACTGGGTGGGCGAAGATTCCACATATAAATTTTTTGAGGTTATCCTCATTGATCCATTCCATAAAGCTATCCGAAGAAACCCTGACACCCAATGGATCACCAAACCAGTCCACAAGCACAGAGAGATGCGTGGGCTGACATCTGCTGGCCGCAAGAGCCGTGGCCTTGGAAAGGGCCACAAGTTCCACCACACTATTGGTGGCTCTCGCCGTGCAGCCTGGAGAAGGCGCAATACTCTGCAGCTCCACCGCTACCGCTAA